From the genome of Desulfuromonadales bacterium, one region includes:
- the acpS gene encoding holo-ACP synthase, producing the protein MAPAAGLGVDLARVDRFRRLLTAEKAAVIDRLFTAGEKAYALAKKDPAPHLAARFAAKEAFLKALGLGLRQGISWQQMEVTRDELGKPSLQL; encoded by the coding sequence GTGGCGCCGGCTGCCGGTCTGGGCGTCGACCTGGCCCGCGTGGATCGCTTCCGCCGGTTGCTGACGGCAGAAAAGGCGGCAGTCATCGACCGGCTGTTCACTGCCGGCGAAAAAGCCTACGCTCTGGCTAAAAAGGATCCGGCACCACACCTTGCGGCCCGCTTCGCCGCCAAGGAAGCGTTCCTCAAGGCGCTCGGACTTGGCCTGCGCCAGGGAATCAGCTGGCAGCAGATGGAAGTGACGCGCGACGAACTCGGCAAGCCGTCATTGCAGCTCA